In one window of Saprospiraceae bacterium DNA:
- a CDS encoding Omp28-related outer membrane protein: MKINFYSILLIVLSLNTAVAQSPRKALVEHFTQASCGPCAYYNPLIAPILERNQAKACKIAYQVSWPGVDPMNKDNPSEVQTRVNYYGVQGVPDAYLNAASQGAPTTTITDATIQSATLIPAPYTIEIQNKILPDYNSMEIAVTVTRTAAVNGSPMMRVAVCEKVIEWLAPPGNNGEKVFHHVMKKFMPNTTGTNISEIDAPGKSKTYTFVYKFDKVYNFRNLETVVFIQNDATKEIYQAENAYLDLTPNPGNDVSIKESSASGVYGDTLICGTQTSPIVKVINTGNATITNLDINYSINGGSVKTYSWTGSIKFLEDKDITLPAIDFTPVKGSNTLTVDILKVNGQDDIEPLNNKTDAVFYPTPSTTLTSTFELKPAAQPTQISFKIYDDQNQIVVEGGPFTDNLAKKYFLTLAKDKCYKISVTNGTSSLNGTYKIFDDQNNQIFQQRVIGTGTFSRYFSTYELVTGVDQPAADQNFMVYPNPVSDLLNVEIASAHSSSTLIECKNISGVSVWNQSTLLNAGKTTLSIPTSNWNSGIYIISLTTPGGKQSRKIVVQ, encoded by the coding sequence ATGAAAATTAACTTTTACTCTATTTTACTGATTGTCTTAAGCTTAAATACAGCTGTGGCACAATCACCCAGAAAAGCTCTGGTTGAACATTTCACGCAGGCTTCCTGCGGACCCTGTGCGTATTACAATCCCCTGATCGCACCCATCCTGGAAAGAAATCAAGCCAAGGCTTGCAAGATTGCCTATCAGGTAAGCTGGCCAGGCGTGGATCCGATGAACAAAGACAATCCATCTGAAGTCCAAACCCGTGTGAATTACTATGGCGTTCAGGGTGTTCCCGATGCCTATCTGAATGCAGCCAGTCAGGGAGCTCCCACCACAACCATTACAGATGCAACGATTCAATCTGCTACTTTGATTCCGGCTCCATATACGATTGAGATCCAAAATAAAATACTGCCCGATTACAATTCGATGGAAATTGCGGTCACCGTCACCAGAACAGCTGCGGTAAATGGGTCGCCTATGATGCGCGTAGCTGTTTGTGAAAAAGTAATAGAGTGGCTGGCCCCTCCGGGAAATAATGGCGAGAAAGTATTTCATCACGTCATGAAAAAATTCATGCCGAACACCACGGGAACCAACATTTCTGAAATCGATGCACCCGGAAAAAGCAAGACTTACACTTTTGTTTATAAATTTGACAAGGTTTACAATTTCAGAAATCTGGAGACGGTTGTTTTCATTCAGAATGATGCTACCAAAGAAATATATCAGGCAGAAAATGCCTATTTAGATCTGACGCCAAATCCCGGCAACGATGTTTCCATCAAAGAAAGCAGTGCTTCCGGGGTATATGGCGATACGCTCATTTGTGGTACGCAAACCAGTCCTATCGTAAAAGTGATCAATACGGGCAATGCAACGATCACCAATCTCGATATCAATTACAGCATCAACGGTGGATCTGTAAAAACATACTCGTGGACCGGCAGTATCAAATTTTTAGAGGATAAAGACATAACCCTGCCTGCGATCGATTTTACACCAGTTAAAGGAAGCAATACACTCACTGTTGATATTTTAAAAGTAAACGGTCAGGACGATATCGAACCGTTAAACAACAAAACCGATGCAGTATTCTACCCTACTCCTTCGACGACTTTGACATCCACTTTTGAATTGAAACCTGCTGCTCAACCCACACAGATCAGTTTCAAAATCTACGATGACCAAAATCAGATTGTCGTAGAAGGCGGTCCATTCACAGATAATCTCGCTAAGAAATATTTCTTAACTCTTGCGAAAGACAAGTGTTACAAAATCAGCGTAACCAACGGAACCAGTAGTCTGAATGGAACGTATAAAATCTTTGACGACCAGAATAATCAGATCTTCCAACAAAGAGTGATCGGCACGGGTACGTTTTCGAGATATTTCAGCACGTACGAACTCGTAACGGGTGTTGATCAGCCTGCTGCAGATCAGAATTTTATGGTTTATCCAAATCCGGTAAGCGATTTGTTGAATGTTGAAATCGCATCTGCACACAGCAGCTCAACACTTATCGAGTGCAAAAACATCAGCGGTGTTTCTGTTTGGAACCAATCGACTTTACTGAATGCAGGAAAAACAACCTTAAGTATTCCAACTTCAAATTGGAATAGCGGAATTTATATCATCTCTTTAACGACTCCGGGTGGAAAACAAAGCCGGAAGATAGTTGTACAGTAG
- a CDS encoding carboxymuconolactone decarboxylase family protein yields MSLVQEFNDYRSRMNELILSQDNLALKRFFSLDHQMYQEGALDVATKEMLGLVASMVLRCDDCIKYHLIKCHENNLSTEQVYEVFAIANMVGGSICIPHTRRAAEFWEELGGKGKGV; encoded by the coding sequence ATGTCTTTAGTTCAGGAATTCAATGATTACCGCTCCCGCATGAATGAGCTGATCTTATCACAGGATAATTTGGCCTTGAAACGATTTTTTTCATTGGACCATCAAATGTATCAGGAAGGCGCATTGGATGTTGCTACCAAGGAAATGCTGGGGCTGGTTGCTTCGATGGTTTTAAGATGCGATGATTGCATCAAGTATCATCTTATAAAATGTCATGAAAATAATCTTTCAACCGAACAAGTATACGAAGTCTTTGCCATTGCCAATATGGTAGGGGGCTCGATTTGCATTCCACACACAAGGAGGGCGGCAGAGTTTTGGGAAGAGCTGGGGGGAAAGGGTAAAGGTGTTTAG
- the yidD gene encoding membrane protein insertion efficiency factor YidD: protein MKSIFKSLVIFPVRVYQYALSPLLGKNCRFEPSCSNYMIQAIEEWGVLRGVLLGLKRITRCHPWGGHGEDPVPKKGGRGG from the coding sequence ATGAAATCCATATTTAAAAGTCTGGTCATTTTTCCCGTCAGGGTTTATCAATATGCCCTCTCACCATTGCTTGGAAAAAACTGCAGATTTGAGCCGAGTTGTTCGAATTACATGATCCAGGCCATTGAGGAATGGGGAGTATTAAGAGGGGTTCTGCTCGGGTTGAAAAGAATTACTCGATGTCATCCCTGGGGAGGCCATGGGGAGGATCCGGTACCGAAGAAGGGGGGGCGAGGGGGGTAG
- a CDS encoding OmpA family protein yields MKNLSYAILAVSMLFSCVSSKKYKDLEAQMNDAKMNLQKCQESLSDCEKQKNQLADDCKMKTGKLESEMSAKEGKIKSLEEQLDMFKKTNNNLLDRLSDLSIVSKSGAESIRKSLDALNEKDRQLSALNKAMAKKDSIMLNLVINLKRSLQGVNSDDVNVEVKHGVVFISLSDKMLFRSASAVINESAGKVLDKIAKVLNDHKDLNILIEGHTDNVPMSNECVADNWDLSAKRATAVVRTLQSKYKVEPSRMTAGGRSEYVPKDANTTAQGRQKNRRTEIIILPKLDQFFEMINPKM; encoded by the coding sequence ATGAAAAATTTAAGTTATGCCATTTTAGCGGTGTCGATGTTATTTTCTTGTGTATCCAGTAAAAAATACAAAGATCTGGAAGCACAGATGAACGATGCTAAAATGAATCTGCAGAAGTGTCAGGAATCTCTGAGTGACTGTGAAAAGCAAAAAAATCAGCTGGCTGACGATTGTAAAATGAAAACAGGTAAACTGGAATCCGAAATGTCTGCCAAAGAAGGTAAAATCAAATCGCTTGAAGAACAATTGGACATGTTCAAAAAGACCAATAACAATTTATTGGACAGACTTTCCGATTTATCTATTGTCAGTAAATCCGGTGCAGAAAGCATTCGTAAATCTTTAGATGCATTAAACGAGAAAGACCGGCAGTTGAGTGCTTTAAATAAAGCTATGGCAAAAAAGGATTCGATCATGTTGAATCTCGTGATCAATTTGAAGAGATCTCTTCAGGGTGTGAATTCAGACGATGTAAATGTCGAAGTAAAACATGGAGTTGTTTTTATTTCCCTATCGGATAAAATGTTATTCAGATCAGCCAGCGCTGTCATCAATGAGAGTGCCGGAAAAGTATTGGATAAAATTGCCAAAGTGCTGAATGACCATAAAGATTTAAATATACTTATCGAAGGCCACACCGATAATGTGCCCATGTCAAATGAATGCGTGGCAGACAACTGGGACCTCAGCGCTAAACGTGCTACTGCTGTGGTGCGTACTTTGCAATCCAAATACAAAGTGGAACCTTCCCGGATGACCGCAGGAGGCAGATCAGAATATGTGCCTAAAGATGCCAACACAACTGCTCAGGGCCGCCAGAAAAACCGCAGAACAGAAATCATCATTTTGCCTAAACTCGACCAGTTTTTTGAAATGATCAATCCAAAGATGTAA
- a CDS encoding AI-2E family transporter, producing MWQKYYRYIIGALLLIALALVFSYFIEVVSFILISWIMSMIGQPIMNFLLLRLKLLNLKFGKSLAAALTLVTMFISIGLLLWAFIPLVIQQAVVLSKVDFNAMSVVLQEPIENINVWLRSMGLEPGPSAADQIQALIGGYFNPTLISSFFGTLLSKAGYLVIALFSIMFISFFFLKERGLFTEIILAIVPTGLEKKAAHVIDDITILLTRYFGGIVIQMTILMILSVSLLSFFGIKNAFLISFFYAVMNIIPYLGPLIGAVFACLLTISSNLELDFYQQIVPLILKVLTVFFITKLLDDFIIQPYIFSKRVQAHPLEIFIIIMVGARIGGIAGMVLAIPAYTIFRVIAKTFLSEFKVIRKITEDLDPTQN from the coding sequence ATGTGGCAGAAATATTACCGTTACATCATCGGCGCATTGTTGCTGATTGCTTTGGCCCTGGTATTCAGCTATTTTATCGAAGTCGTTAGCTTTATTTTGATATCCTGGATCATGAGTATGATCGGACAGCCCATTATGAATTTTTTATTGCTGCGACTGAAGCTCCTGAATCTGAAATTTGGAAAATCGCTGGCCGCTGCGTTAACGCTGGTGACCATGTTTATTTCGATTGGATTGCTGCTTTGGGCATTTATACCATTGGTTATTCAACAAGCGGTGGTACTTTCTAAAGTCGATTTCAACGCCATGTCGGTTGTGCTCCAGGAACCCATTGAAAACATCAATGTCTGGTTGAGATCCATGGGGCTCGAACCCGGGCCGAGCGCTGCAGACCAGATTCAGGCCTTGATAGGTGGTTATTTTAATCCTACTTTGATCAGTTCATTTTTTGGAACCCTGCTCAGTAAAGCGGGATATCTGGTCATCGCCTTGTTTTCAATCATGTTCATCAGTTTTTTCTTTTTGAAGGAACGGGGCCTGTTTACAGAAATCATTCTGGCTATCGTTCCCACGGGGTTGGAGAAAAAAGCAGCCCATGTGATCGATGATATTACCATTCTGTTGACCCGGTATTTTGGAGGGATTGTCATTCAGATGACCATACTCATGATTTTGTCGGTGAGTTTGCTAAGTTTTTTTGGAATCAAAAATGCTTTCCTTATTTCCTTCTTTTATGCCGTTATGAACATCATTCCATATCTGGGGCCGTTGATCGGTGCGGTATTTGCATGTTTACTCACCATTTCTTCAAATCTCGAACTCGATTTCTACCAGCAGATCGTTCCCCTGATTTTGAAAGTGCTTACTGTATTTTTTATCACGAAGTTGCTCGACGATTTTATCATTCAGCCCTATATTTTTTCAAAAAGGGTTCAGGCACATCCTCTGGAAATTTTTATCATCATCATGGTTGGTGCCCGGATTGGTGGAATTGCAGGAATGGTGCTGGCTATTCCCGCATACACGATTTTCAGGGTCATAGCGAAAACATTCCTCAGTGAATTTAAGGTTATCAGGAAGATCACAGAAGATCTGGATCCCACTCAAAATTGA
- a CDS encoding DUF2237 domain-containing protein, producing the protein MEKHPLNVFGKPLEPCSTNPLTGFYRDGCCRTGFEDTGQHTVCILADEEFLEYSKSVGNDLSTPRPEYLFPGVKPGEKWCLCALRWAQACDAGKAPLVYLEATNMDVLKDIQFEQLLEHKLVQTSD; encoded by the coding sequence ATGGAAAAACATCCATTAAATGTCTTTGGGAAGCCTTTGGAGCCTTGCAGCACTAACCCGCTGACCGGATTTTACCGCGACGGCTGTTGCAGGACCGGATTTGAAGATACTGGACAACACACCGTTTGCATTTTGGCTGATGAGGAATTCCTGGAGTATTCAAAGAGTGTTGGCAACGACCTCAGTACTCCCAGGCCCGAATACCTTTTTCCGGGTGTCAAGCCTGGTGAAAAATGGTGTCTTTGTGCTTTGCGCTGGGCGCAGGCCTGCGATGCCGGTAAAGCACCTTTGGTGTATCTGGAGGCCACCAATATGGATGTTTTAAAAGATATCCAATTCGAGCAGTTATTAGAGCATAAGCTGGTACAAACCTCGGATTAA
- a CDS encoding amino acid permease — protein sequence MSQLPRRLTFLTIVAVVIGDIIGSGIFVKPATIAQQFPSVEGILALWLFAGLMTLMGALTNAEAASLFPETGGQYILFKHMYGKLFAFLYGWSGFIVINTAGIASIAYVAAYYLDYLWPLYRFDQITESSYSISIPGLGKFFILEHFGRKLMTILIMLLFTCVNVFSVNESARLQRWLTWSKLFILFGLMACLFIFGSDAAPQDPLLQASNLSIIGCVAALAGIFWCFDGWNNVSFIAGEIVNPEKVIAKSLLIGISICCGVYLLFNLAIFYVLPLPAIQSSNFVAALAAEVVFPKWGGLILSSIVLLSVLSAVNGNILSCSRVSFSFFQDYPVSSKLTNVRLDSMSPSGALWANTIWASVLVLIGSFDMLTDLLIFVSWFFYGMSAAGVIWLRVKMPEASRPYRVPWYPWLPLGFIAFTFFYLIMTIYADVSAYTQGQQAQIKCLLGFILVIAGLPVYFWKKRGRDNS from the coding sequence ATGTCCCAACTCCCACGCCGACTCACTTTCCTGACCATTGTTGCCGTGGTGATTGGCGATATCATCGGTTCGGGAATTTTTGTTAAACCTGCCACCATTGCGCAGCAATTTCCTTCAGTGGAAGGCATACTGGCTCTGTGGCTTTTTGCTGGACTCATGACTTTGATGGGCGCATTGACCAATGCTGAGGCGGCCAGTTTGTTTCCGGAAACCGGCGGACAATACATCTTATTTAAACACATGTACGGAAAACTGTTTGCCTTTCTGTACGGATGGTCCGGATTCATTGTTATCAATACTGCAGGAATTGCATCTATTGCATACGTGGCTGCCTATTATCTGGATTATCTCTGGCCACTTTACCGCTTTGACCAAATCACTGAATCTTCATATTCGATAAGTATTCCGGGACTTGGAAAATTTTTTATTCTGGAGCACTTCGGCAGAAAACTCATGACGATTCTGATCATGTTGCTTTTTACCTGTGTGAATGTTTTCAGTGTAAATGAATCTGCCAGACTCCAGCGATGGCTTACCTGGAGCAAACTTTTCATTCTGTTTGGGTTGATGGCATGCCTGTTTATATTTGGATCAGATGCCGCACCGCAGGATCCTCTTTTACAAGCTTCGAATCTATCGATCATCGGTTGCGTGGCTGCACTTGCCGGGATCTTTTGGTGCTTCGATGGTTGGAATAATGTGAGTTTCATTGCCGGCGAAATTGTAAATCCCGAAAAAGTAATCGCCAAAAGTTTATTGATCGGAATCAGTATTTGTTGTGGGGTTTATTTGTTGTTTAATCTTGCTATCTTCTATGTCCTGCCCTTGCCGGCGATTCAATCTTCCAATTTCGTGGCGGCTCTGGCCGCAGAAGTGGTTTTTCCTAAATGGGGAGGACTGATTCTGAGTAGCATCGTGTTGCTTTCAGTCTTGAGTGCTGTCAATGGAAATATTTTGTCCTGCTCCCGCGTCAGCTTTTCTTTTTTTCAGGATTATCCGGTTTCATCCAAACTAACAAACGTTCGTTTGGATTCCATGAGTCCTTCCGGAGCGCTGTGGGCAAACACCATTTGGGCATCGGTTCTGGTTTTGATAGGTTCATTTGACATGCTTACCGATCTCTTAATCTTTGTTAGCTGGTTCTTTTACGGCATGTCGGCAGCCGGTGTGATCTGGCTGCGAGTCAAAATGCCTGAAGCATCAAGGCCTTACCGGGTTCCCTGGTATCCCTGGTTACCACTTGGATTTATCGCTTTCACTTTCTTTTATTTGATCATGACCATCTATGCCGATGTATCGGCCTACACCCAGGGACAACAGGCCCAAATCAAATGCCTTCTGGGTTTTATTTTAGTGATAGCCGGATTGCCGGTTTATTTTTGGAAAAAAAGGGGAAGAGATAATAGTTAA